ttaatatatatatatatatatatatatatatatatatatatatatatatatatatatatatatatatatgtgtgtgtgtaaataaaaataacatgccTGAACAGCAAGGAAAGTCCACGCTCAATCtacattttcttgcattttgattttatcgtctcttatcattattattaattattccctaaaaatatatatatatatatatatatatatatatatatatatatatatatatatatatataagtataacttAACAGACTTTCTCAAAAAACGCGTGGTGCAACATACAGTACATCCTGTCACTGGCCCACGAATTgataaagagaaatttaataaatatggGAAAATGACACCTGTTCGAGATTACGCCTTAAGAAGCCAAGAACTGCCAACGGCCTCAGTCAAGCACAAGAAGCGAAGATGAGAACACGAGTCTTGTTACTCTTCACTGTCCTGGCCTACGGTAAGTTTTTGTCACTACAGATCTTTCTACAGGTATtaggctctttctctctctctctctctttgtgtttctctctctcaggactagGTTCTTACTTGAACTTTGCAATAATTGCAGGCTCAGGGGAGGAAACCATTCCAgttgaagaaatatatttgaataacgGACTGGACCGAGGCGACTGGGGACCCACTGATCTCTGCGCTCAGAATTCCTGGGTTTCAGCCTTCGAAGTCAAGGTAAGCGTTTATTATTTGTGCCCATGTTGGCGTGCATATACCCGAATATGTATGCGGATAGTGTATGCGTgttatccatgtatatatatatatatatatatatatatatatatatatatatatatatatatatatagattatatgtacataattatgtacgtttgtatatatatgttatatatatttataacttgcaagattttccaatatatttatttatatatatatatatatatatatatatatatatatatatatatatatatatatatatacacacacacacacacacacaatgtgtcaGTTTGTTTATGCTTTGTAATGGAAAATTTTCCTCATCTTAATtaccatcagcatcatcatcatctccatcatCACGCAgaccttttcattatatttttcactatCATTGACACCATAaccatcattatcaccattataAGTGAATTCGTTTATAAAGACACTCAAAAGTAGAAATCAGTCCAGATTAAACATCTCAAGTCCCAATGTATGAAACCATGTTTCCCTTTGGATACTGTTTTTGAGTctgaagataaaaacaataatacaactGTAGGTTATGGCtacagttgtatttttgtttttatctatagCAATAACCTGTATTTCAAAGCTCAAAAGTCATCGGGTCGGacacaaaggaaaataagttCCTTGCTACTAGAAGAAGGTCAGTCCTATAGGCAGCACCGTGCAAAAACTTGCATATTTTACCAAAGCCTGgattactttcttcttcttctttttcctcctcctccttttcttcttcttcttcatcttcatcttctccttcttcttaatcttcttcttctttccagtaTTCCGAAGAGGGCCACATTGACAACACGGGCCTGAACGCCGTCAGACTCTACTGCCAGGACAAGGATGGGGCCCTGGTAGGGAGCGTTATCAGTTCAGAAGGCTCTTACGGAGAGTGGAAAGGTAAGGGAGAAGGAAGACTTTTTATCTAAGACTATAAATATGCTTAAGGTAAAGTCTGAAGTTGATCGTAGCAGTAAAGTCTTTAAATAGAATTGGCTGAGTGGCAAAGTCTGAGCTTGCCTTGGCTTCCAGACAGACTGAAAAGAGCTTTGACAGTCAAGTGGCTCTGAAAAGAGACAGAAATGCGAGGCAAAGTCTGAAAAGAGACATGACTGGATGGCAGAGTCTGAAAAGAGTCATGATGATAAAGCAAAGTCTGAGAATAGATAGGACTGGAAAGCAAATTCTGATAAAAAGATTTGCTGAAAAGGCAAAGACTGAAAAGAGACTTTGGAACATGGTAAATTTTGAAACGTGAAAAGTTTAACCACATCAAAGATTAGAAATGTCTTGTAGCGATTTAATGATTCTAGAATATCACGAATATTACTCGGATTTTTAAAAGCTCCTTTTACTTTGAATCCATAATAAAACTAGGATTTATATTGCTAAGAAATAACTTATGCTATTCATAAAGGTACAATGGGAGTTAAATCTCAAAATATTCATGGATACTGCctcaacatattattattagtattattattattattattattattattattattattattattattattattattattattattgtacgtcTTTCTGTACTGCTtacctttttatcaaagaaaGCACTTTACCAGTaggtaaagtaataaaaataaataatgaaaaaatgacagtGTTCATCTGACAATGAAATCACATCACATGAACCTCCTAAAaacttgtctatttttttttttctcagggatTCGATCATGCCCAGCAGGTCAGTACATGGTTGCCATGAGAGGTGACGTCATGCCCTACCAGGGCACTTTCGGGGACGACGAGGGACTGGTCAATCTAGAGATGAAATGCAGCAACGGAACTGTTCTCAACGGACGGTTCACTTCCGGAGAGGAACAAGAGAGACCAGAGGATGTAAGTTTCATCTACCTGTCTATATCTAtctagttatacacacacacgaacacatgggaacgtgtttcacagaaataaatttctgactcacatcgggaccgaatcCTGTTTTGtccagtgagagtccagggcgttagcaatccGGACGCAAAGTTCATACGTCTGAATTGCTAACGCTCTGGAgtctcactcgaaagactggggttcggtcccgatgtgagtcagaaatttatattatatgtatgtatgtatataaatatacaatatgcaatatatatatatatagatcaagtGGGCATGTCTGGGCCCCAAGAACATTATGTACAACGCCCAATGCCCGAACTGGAAGACGGCAGGTCTAAATCTGGGGCTTGTTGCCTGTAGACTATTTTTATTACACTCACCTCCATGAATGATACATATGACTACAGTCCTTCATTTAAAGTATTAGTCAGTAATTCTTCCCTTCGTCACAGAACCTGGAGGTCGCTCGCGAGAAGGTCGTCATCGGTGGTCGCGAAATGGAAGCAGTCCACATCAAGGCAACGCTTCAGAATGGTAAGACAATGAATTTGAGCTGTCAGGCTTTCATGGTAAAGGTGATCACTGTCTCCTAAATTAAAATTTGTGGGTGTTTCGATGAAAGCGTGCGCGCACTTCGCCCTCTCacccacatacatatgtatgtatatatatatatataaatttatatatacacacatacattatatttatacatatatatatgcatatacatacagtatatttattttataggtATCTTGTATGCATGCACGTAAAACCAACACTATTTCTCCTCTATATTTTGAGCATAACCTCCCACTTTGCATTGGCTTATTGAATCTAGGTTCACGATTCCAAGGACATACTCatccaaatttcattttccactcGTCTTCCACAGCTAAGACAGGCGAATACAGCCTGTGGGCCGCTTGTTCTGGAACTAACCGAATCTGCGGATTGGCGTCCGAGGTGGAGCACGAAACGACGTTCACCGACGACGCCGGACTGTGCAATATTGTTATGTACTGCTGTACCGTTTAAAGATGGGGGAAAAAAATACTCGCTTTTAAGGGAGAATGTTTTTTTAAAGGGATCTAAGAGCTcataaagataaagaataaaagactCGATTTAAGGGAGAGAATTTTTTAGGGATACAATAGATTTCAAGTTTTGATGCTGTATTATTTGAAGATGGGAAAAAATACTCGCTTTTAAGGGAGAATGTTTTTAAAGGGATCTAAGAGCTcataaagataaagaataaaagactCGATTTAAGGGAGAGAATTTTTTTAGGGATACAATAGATTTCAAGTTTTGATGCTGTATTATTTGAAGATGGGGAAAAAATACTCGCTTTTAAGGGAGAATGTTTTTTTAAAGGGATCTAAGAGCTcataaagataaagaataaaagactCGATTTAAGGGAGAGAATTTTTTTAGGGATACAATAGATTTCAAGTTTTGATGCTGTATTATTTAAAGATTGGCAAAAAATCCTTGCTTTTAAGGGAGAAAGTTTTTCTAATGGATATAAGAActcataaagataaagaaaaaaatactcgaTTTAAGGGAGAGAATTATTTTAGGGATATAATAGAGTTCAAATTTTGATGCAACTCTGCTGTTTGAAAAGTTGTCTTTTTCATGACCGGTGTTTTCTTACGGATATAGAATATATCTACAGGTTTTGATGCAATTTTAATACTTAAAAAGTCACCATTATGTCACCAGGATTATTTGAAagctttttattacaaaatatgtgGAGCAAATGTATCGgcaatcaatcaattaaaaatgtaaagtttcacggtaattttttttctctctctctattaaagatAATTTGTATGGTTCTATAACAAAATACTCGTTGGATAAGGCGCAAATGACCACAATCATTGTAACGCCAGTTTATATAAATGTcggttttctgattttttttttacgaaagccttcatttttattaacatgCATTACAGAAACCCACAAGTGATCGTGCAAAAAGAATGATTATTGACATTAAACTAAATGGGTTATAGAACTAATtgggaaaatttaacaaatttaagaaataGTTCTACCTGCTTTCAGATGTATTTCCAACCAATACACGTATCAATCACGAGGTACGAAAACCCTCCTAGAGAGAATTCTTATCGTTATTTTAGCTAAAAACAGTACAAAATCAGAggaagattttgaaaataaatgcaaaatattaagAATGAGAATACATTAAAaacggaaatgaaaatatttaatgtcatacagacaaaaataacaaaaaaacaaattaaaaatggaaataaaaatagttgATGCAATACAAAGAAGAACAcaaatgactattattattattacgttgaaaagaatggaactCTTCGTGCCGCTGCGCCTATATTTCGCCTACTCAACCGGGCgtataagttttattattattatattactattagtattattagcTAATCTGCTGCTGCTACATGCTCGAAGGCTACAGTATGGAAAGCTGCCCAGTACgaagtatcattatcattattaatattcaaaagacGAACCACTTTTATATGAACGAGCCCATCACAgagccatcgacttgaaattcaagcttccaaagaatatggcgttcattagaaagaagtaacagaaggtaccgGGAAACacggaaagaaagaagagattatttatcaaaaacataaattaataaaaaataagtagataaaaatgtaaagtaaattattaCGACACAAGAAGAACTGtgttagggcagtaatgcactgcgtcttcgcttgaacttcctaAGAAGTCCCGATTACACGATACCCTCAAGGAAGCTGTTCCGTCCGGAAGCAGAGACTAGCCCACGCAAGAAAAATAGCTAAAAACCAAATTAATTTTCTGGAAGACCTCGATGAATATTCCAAATTCTAACTCGGGACAGTCACACCCCTTCAGACCCCACTCAGGTGGGAGAGGTAGGAGAGGTGACAACGGCGCTCCTAAGTGGCCGGAGAGATTTGCGAGAGTGACTTTCCACATAATCTGAGATTAGGCAAAGGGAGTAAGTTTACACTAGCCTTGTCTTTAACTACGTTCGGTTAGTTACCGAACTTGCTTCCGGCTTGATTTGACAGCGTTCTGCTCTATGTTCCGCCTTTGGACAATCTAGGCCTTGAGGGTTAGAGTATGTGAAACTGATGTTGTGTTTACGCATGTATTATAATCGAGGTATAATATCTTCATGGATGTTAGTGATGTGGCTTTTAAAATTGCATCAGTGAGAGATGCtcttgttcattatatatatgtatatatatatatatataaaatatatatattgtatacatatatacacatgtatacacacacatatatatatactgtatatatatgtatatatattcacacatgtatatgcataatgtatatataaacttacgtatgtgtttatgtatgcatggaATAAAACACGATTTCCATAAAAATCTTTCTGGAGTTCATGTTATAGtgataaagaagaatgaaatggCGAAGTtacatgcttacacacacacacccatatacagcCTATTTTAGTCAATAAAAGTGCAGTATAGTTGCGTTTGCGGTTAAATTTAGTCTGATGACGTCTGATGTGTTTATACCTTTGAATGTTATCGTGAACTTTC
The genomic region above belongs to Macrobrachium rosenbergii isolate ZJJX-2024 chromosome 18, ASM4041242v1, whole genome shotgun sequence and contains:
- the LOC136848245 gene encoding vitelline membrane outer layer protein 1 homolog; the encoded protein is MRTRVLLLFTVLAYGSGEETIPVEEIYLNNGLDRGDWGPTDLCAQNSWVSAFEVKYSEEGHIDNTGLNAVRLYCQDKDGALVGSVISSEGSYGEWKGIRSCPAGQYMVAMRGDVMPYQGTFGDDEGLVNLEMKCSNGTVLNGRFTSGEEQERPEDNLEVAREKVVIGGREMEAVHIKATLQNAKTGEYSLWAACSGTNRICGLASEVEHETTFTDDAGLCNIVMYCCTV